A window of Streptomyces sp. SAI-127 contains these coding sequences:
- a CDS encoding aldolase, producing MPSEKLSRIVSARVGDPGAVAAAAARRVKATSILGEHGKAMIIAADHPARGASGVGDDPHAMADRSELLDRLCIALERPGVTGVLATADILEDLLLLGVLDGRSVFGSMNRAGLAGSVFEIDDRFTGYDAATIAAMGFDGGKMLTRIALDDPATPSALENTARAVDELNDRQLIAMVEPFISRWENGRIRNDLSTDAVIKSITIASALGRRTAYTWLKLPVVAGMERVLASSTLPALLLGGEVKDAEAAFASWGTALKQPTAQGLVVGRSLLYPAGGDVAGAVDKAVSLL from the coding sequence GTGCCGTCTGAGAAGCTGAGCCGGATCGTGTCCGCCCGGGTGGGCGACCCCGGCGCCGTCGCGGCGGCCGCCGCCCGCCGGGTGAAGGCGACCTCGATTCTCGGTGAGCACGGCAAGGCGATGATCATCGCCGCCGACCACCCCGCCCGCGGCGCCAGCGGCGTCGGCGACGACCCCCACGCGATGGCCGACCGCTCCGAGCTGCTCGACCGGCTCTGCATCGCCCTCGAACGCCCCGGTGTGACCGGCGTGCTGGCCACCGCCGACATCCTGGAGGACCTGCTGCTGCTCGGGGTCCTGGACGGCAGGAGCGTCTTCGGGTCCATGAACCGGGCCGGTCTCGCGGGTTCGGTGTTCGAGATCGACGACCGGTTCACCGGCTATGACGCCGCCACGATCGCCGCGATGGGCTTCGACGGCGGCAAGATGCTCACCCGGATCGCCCTCGACGACCCCGCGACGCCCTCCGCGCTGGAGAACACCGCGCGTGCCGTGGACGAGCTGAACGACCGCCAACTGATCGCGATGGTCGAGCCGTTCATCTCGAGGTGGGAGAACGGCCGCATCCGCAACGACCTGTCGACCGACGCGGTCATCAAGTCGATCACCATTGCCTCGGCGCTGGGCCGCCGTACCGCCTACACCTGGCTGAAACTCCCGGTGGTCGCCGGGATGGAGCGGGTGCTCGCCTCCTCCACCCTGCCGGCGCTGCTGCTGGGCGGGGAGGTCAAGGACGCAGAGGCGGCCTTCGCGTCCTGGGGCACGGCGTTGAAGCAGCCGACCGCGCAGGGCCTGGTCGTGGGCCGTTCGCTGCTCTACCCCGCGGGCGGCGATGTGGCCGGCGCCGTGGACAAGGCGGTGAGCCTGCTGTGA
- a CDS encoding Gfo/Idh/MocA family oxidoreductase, whose amino-acid sequence MTVRVGVIGAGWIGHEHIRRLTHTVTGARVTAVTDIDAARAEEAAAPVGARVYASGADLIAADDVDAVLVTSWGPTHAEHVLTAIAAGKPVFCEKPLATTAEDCLRIIEAETAHGRRLVQVGFMRRYDAGYREMKQVIDAGRIGEPLIVHCAHRNPTVPESYTSAMAALDTAVHEVDVLRWLLDDEIVSTQVLTPRATSKRFAHLRDPQIMLFETAKGVRIDLEVFVNCQYGYDIQCEAVGEEGLVRLPDPAAVGVRTAARHSTEVLTDWVGRFRDAFDTEFREWVAGLAAGDEPTGPSAWDGYAATVITAATVEALESGRVVATDLKPRPAFYGGAA is encoded by the coding sequence ATGACTGTACGTGTAGGGGTGATCGGCGCCGGCTGGATCGGCCACGAGCACATCCGGCGTCTCACCCACACCGTGACCGGTGCCCGGGTCACCGCGGTCACCGACATCGACGCGGCCCGGGCCGAGGAGGCGGCGGCACCGGTCGGCGCCCGGGTGTACGCGAGCGGTGCCGACCTCATCGCGGCGGACGACGTCGACGCCGTCCTCGTGACGTCCTGGGGCCCCACCCACGCCGAGCACGTGCTGACCGCGATAGCCGCCGGAAAGCCGGTGTTCTGCGAGAAGCCCCTGGCCACCACCGCCGAGGACTGCCTGAGGATCATCGAGGCGGAGACGGCCCACGGCCGCCGCCTGGTCCAGGTCGGCTTCATGCGCCGTTACGACGCCGGCTATCGCGAGATGAAGCAGGTCATCGACGCGGGCCGGATCGGTGAGCCGCTGATCGTGCACTGCGCCCACCGCAACCCGACCGTCCCGGAGTCGTACACCTCCGCCATGGCGGCCCTGGACACGGCCGTGCACGAGGTGGACGTGCTGCGCTGGCTCCTGGACGACGAGATCGTCTCCACCCAGGTGCTCACCCCGCGCGCCACGAGCAAGCGGTTCGCCCACCTCAGGGACCCGCAGATCATGCTCTTCGAGACGGCGAAGGGCGTCCGCATCGATCTGGAGGTCTTCGTCAACTGCCAGTACGGCTACGACATCCAGTGCGAGGCGGTCGGCGAGGAAGGCCTCGTACGGCTGCCCGATCCGGCCGCCGTGGGAGTCCGGACCGCCGCTCGGCACAGCACCGAGGTACTCACGGACTGGGTGGGGCGCTTCCGGGACGCCTTCGACACCGAGTTCCGTGAGTGGGTCGCGGGCCTCGCCGCCGGTGACGAGCCCACCGGACCGTCCGCCTGGGACGGGTACGCCGCCACCGTCATCACCGCCGCGACCGTCGAGGCCCTGGAGTCGGGCCGCGTCGTCGCCACGGACCTCAAGCCCCGTCCCGCCTTCTACGGAGGTGCCGCGTGA
- a CDS encoding TIM barrel protein, whose translation MATAPSPLRTTVGNLCLGSAPDSWGVWFPEDEHQVPHTRFLDELAQAGYRWLELGPYGYLPTDPQRLKEELDARGLQVSGGTAFGALHRPEAWDEMLAHVRQVATLTQAAGAHHLVLIPPMYRDEKTGAFTESPELAAGQWAGFGKAADRLGRLLLDEYDVRLVIHPHADSHIQTQPEIERLLNESDDRYTNLCLDTGHVAYGGGDNLDLIRRFGERVGYVHIKQMDPEILAQVAAEDLSFGEAVKRGVCVSPPAGVPDPAEVVAELAKLDAELFVIVEQDLYPCAPEVPLPIAVTTREHLAGCGLTGTRRPNDDR comes from the coding sequence ATGGCAACGGCGCCATCCCCGCTCCGCACCACCGTCGGCAACCTGTGTCTGGGCTCCGCCCCCGACTCCTGGGGCGTCTGGTTCCCCGAGGACGAGCACCAGGTGCCGCACACCCGCTTCCTCGACGAACTCGCACAGGCCGGTTACCGGTGGCTGGAGCTCGGCCCGTACGGCTATCTCCCCACCGACCCGCAGCGCCTCAAGGAGGAGCTGGACGCCCGTGGCCTCCAGGTCTCCGGCGGTACGGCCTTCGGCGCGCTGCACCGGCCCGAGGCATGGGACGAGATGCTCGCCCACGTCCGCCAGGTCGCCACGCTCACCCAGGCGGCGGGCGCCCACCACCTGGTCCTCATCCCACCCATGTACCGGGACGAGAAGACCGGCGCGTTCACCGAGTCCCCGGAGCTGGCCGCCGGCCAGTGGGCGGGCTTCGGCAAGGCCGCCGACCGGCTGGGCAGGCTGCTGCTCGACGAGTACGACGTCCGGCTGGTGATCCACCCGCACGCCGACAGCCACATCCAGACCCAGCCGGAGATCGAGCGGCTCCTGAACGAGTCGGACGACCGGTACACCAACCTCTGCCTGGACACCGGGCACGTGGCCTACGGCGGCGGGGACAACCTCGATCTCATCCGCCGGTTCGGCGAGCGGGTGGGCTACGTCCACATCAAGCAGATGGACCCGGAGATACTCGCGCAGGTCGCCGCCGAGGATCTCTCCTTCGGGGAGGCCGTCAAGCGGGGTGTGTGCGTGTCGCCGCCCGCGGGAGTGCCGGACCCGGCCGAGGTGGTGGCCGAACTCGCCAAGCTGGACGCCGAGTTGTTCGTGATCGTCGAGCAGGACCTGTACCCGTGCGCTCCCGAGGTGCCGCTGCCCATCGCGGTGACCACGCGTGAACACCTGGCCGGCTGCGGCCTCACCGGAACCCGACGCCCGAACGACGACCGCTAG
- the iolC gene encoding 5-dehydro-2-deoxygluconokinase, which produces MPFDVLTMGRVGVDVYPLQTGVGLAEVTSFGKYLGGSPTNVAVAAARYGHSAAVITKTGRDPFGDFVRQALDGYGVDSRFVGTSDIAPTPVTFCEIFPPDDFPLYFYRLPKAPDLDIAPGELDLDAVRDARIFWVTGTGLSEEPSRSATLAALAHRAKAGVTVFDLDWRPTFWKDTAWADPGQARGLYAEALRHTTVAVGNLDECEVATGEREPYAAAKALLAAGVELAVVKQGPKGVLAMARDGFAVEIPPVPVDVVNGLGAGDAFGGALCHGLLSGWDTRRAVSFANAAGAIVAGRLSCSDAMPTESEVHAKLDEVPSAV; this is translated from the coding sequence ATGCCGTTCGATGTGCTGACCATGGGCCGCGTGGGGGTGGATGTCTATCCGCTCCAGACCGGTGTCGGGCTGGCGGAGGTCACGTCGTTCGGCAAGTACCTGGGCGGCAGTCCCACCAACGTGGCGGTGGCGGCGGCCCGGTACGGGCACTCGGCGGCGGTGATCACCAAGACGGGCCGGGACCCCTTCGGGGACTTCGTGCGACAGGCGCTCGACGGCTACGGCGTCGACAGCCGCTTCGTCGGTACGTCGGACATCGCGCCGACCCCGGTGACGTTCTGTGAGATCTTCCCGCCGGACGACTTCCCGCTGTATTTCTACCGGCTGCCGAAGGCTCCCGACCTGGACATCGCCCCCGGTGAGCTGGATCTGGACGCGGTGCGGGACGCGCGGATCTTCTGGGTGACCGGGACCGGGCTGAGTGAGGAGCCGAGCCGTTCGGCCACGCTGGCGGCGCTGGCGCACCGGGCGAAGGCCGGGGTGACGGTCTTCGACCTGGACTGGCGGCCGACGTTTTGGAAGGACACAGCCTGGGCCGATCCCGGTCAGGCGCGTGGGCTGTACGCCGAGGCGCTGCGCCACACGACGGTGGCGGTGGGCAATCTCGACGAGTGCGAGGTGGCCACCGGTGAGCGTGAGCCGTACGCCGCCGCGAAGGCGCTGCTGGCCGCCGGTGTGGAGCTGGCGGTGGTGAAGCAGGGGCCCAAGGGCGTGCTGGCGATGGCCCGGGACGGTTTTGCCGTCGAGATCCCGCCGGTGCCGGTGGACGTGGTCAACGGCCTGGGCGCCGGCGATGCCTTCGGCGGGGCGCTGTGCCACGGGCTGCTGTCCGGCTGGGACACCCGCCGGGCGGTGTCCTTCGCCAATGCGGCCGGCGCGATCGTCGCGGGCCGGCTGTCCTGCTCCGACGCCATGCCGACCGAGTCGGAAGTCCACGCCAAGCTGGATGAGGTGCCCAGTGCCGTCTGA
- a CDS encoding sugar porter family MFS transporter encodes MDVRDDATQVPALTDDAPPAVSRRLRVITIIATFGGLLFGYDTGVINGALPYMTDDLGLTAVTEGMVTSSLLLGAALGAVIGGRLSDARGRRRTILALAVLFFVGALGCTLAPTTAVMVVARFVLGLAVGGASVTVPVYLAEVSPAERRGALVTRNELMIVSGQLLAFTSNAVIARAGGESGGVWRWMLVIATVPAVVLWFGMLVMPESPRWLASRTRFDEALEVLKQVRSRQRAEAELAEVSALAVKEEEQRLGGWQDMKSTPWIRKLMFVGFGIAIVQQITGVNTIMYYGTQILTDAGFAADSALTANIANGVISVLATFVGIWLLGRVPRRPMLMTGQTGTTAALLLIGVFSLVLPSGDGRAYAVLAMTVTFLAFQQGAISPVTWLMLSEIFPMRMRGFGMGVAAVVLWLTNFVIGLVFPSLVSGIGISNTFFLFVVAGVFSIVFVKRCVPETKGRTLETLEAELRARFS; translated from the coding sequence ATGGACGTCAGGGACGACGCGACTCAGGTCCCCGCCCTCACGGACGACGCCCCGCCCGCCGTCTCCCGGCGGCTGCGGGTCATCACGATCATCGCCACCTTCGGCGGACTGCTCTTCGGCTACGACACCGGCGTCATCAACGGCGCCCTGCCGTACATGACGGACGACCTCGGTCTGACCGCGGTCACCGAGGGCATGGTCACCAGCTCGCTGCTGCTGGGTGCCGCGCTGGGCGCGGTGATCGGCGGACGGCTGTCGGACGCTCGCGGACGGCGCCGTACGATTCTCGCCCTCGCGGTGCTGTTCTTCGTCGGGGCGCTGGGCTGCACGCTCGCGCCGACCACCGCGGTGATGGTGGTCGCGCGGTTCGTGCTCGGTCTCGCGGTCGGCGGTGCCTCGGTGACCGTGCCGGTCTACCTCGCCGAGGTCTCCCCCGCCGAGCGGCGTGGCGCGCTGGTCACCCGTAACGAACTCATGATCGTCAGCGGGCAGTTGCTCGCCTTCACCTCCAACGCGGTCATCGCGCGGGCGGGCGGCGAGTCCGGCGGGGTGTGGCGGTGGATGCTGGTGATCGCCACGGTCCCGGCCGTGGTGCTGTGGTTCGGCATGCTGGTGATGCCGGAGAGCCCGCGCTGGCTCGCCTCCCGGACGCGTTTCGACGAGGCGCTGGAGGTCCTGAAGCAGGTGCGTTCACGGCAGCGCGCCGAAGCCGAACTCGCCGAGGTGTCCGCGCTCGCGGTCAAGGAGGAGGAGCAACGGCTCGGCGGCTGGCAGGACATGAAGTCCACGCCGTGGATCCGCAAGCTGATGTTCGTCGGCTTCGGCATCGCGATCGTGCAGCAGATCACCGGCGTCAACACGATCATGTACTACGGCACCCAGATCCTCACCGACGCCGGTTTCGCCGCCGACAGCGCGCTGACCGCGAACATCGCCAACGGTGTGATCTCGGTGCTGGCGACCTTCGTCGGGATCTGGCTGCTGGGCCGGGTGCCGCGCCGCCCGATGCTGATGACCGGTCAGACAGGTACCACGGCGGCCCTGTTGCTCATCGGCGTCTTCTCGCTGGTGCTGCCCTCGGGCGACGGTCGCGCCTACGCCGTGCTCGCGATGACCGTCACGTTCCTCGCCTTCCAGCAGGGCGCGATCTCGCCGGTGACCTGGCTGATGCTGTCGGAGATCTTCCCGATGCGGATGCGCGGCTTCGGCATGGGCGTGGCCGCGGTGGTGCTGTGGCTGACCAACTTCGTGATCGGCCTTGTCTTCCCGTCGCTGGTCTCCGGCATCGGGATCTCCAACACCTTCTTCCTCTTCGTGGTGGCGGGCGTCTTCTCGATCGTCTTCGTCAAGCGCTGCGTCCCCGAGACCAAGGGCCGCACCCTCGAAACCCTCGAAGCCGAACTCCGGGCGCGCTTCTCCTAG
- a CDS encoding LacI family DNA-binding transcriptional regulator, giving the protein MADVADKAGVSRALVSIVFRNQPGASQETRERVLRVADEIGYRPDSAARLLARGRSRTLGVMFTVHQTFQTDLIEGIYPEAERLGYDVLLSAAVQGRSEAKAVEALLGHRCEALILLGPDADAGYLDELGQRAVTVSVSRRVPRARVDFVHSAESKGVRQAMDHLVELGHRRIVHIDGGRGPGSAERRRSYRAAMRRHGLESEIRVIPGEHTEQSGIETGRLLLEERDRGLPLPTAVLAGNDRCAMGLLMPLARAGVEVPRDMSVVGYDDSHLSHLMPIGLTTVRQDAVLMAEHAVRFAVERLENPQLEPREAVLDPKLVVRGTSGPPREAP; this is encoded by the coding sequence ATGGCCGATGTGGCCGACAAGGCAGGTGTGTCCCGGGCGCTCGTCTCGATCGTGTTCCGCAATCAGCCCGGCGCGAGCCAGGAGACCCGTGAGCGAGTGCTGAGGGTCGCCGACGAGATCGGCTACCGCCCGGACAGCGCGGCCCGGTTGCTGGCCCGGGGCCGCAGCCGCACGCTCGGCGTGATGTTCACCGTGCACCAGACCTTCCAGACCGACCTGATCGAGGGCATCTACCCCGAGGCCGAGCGGCTCGGATACGACGTCCTGCTCTCGGCGGCGGTCCAGGGGCGCAGTGAGGCCAAGGCGGTCGAGGCGCTCCTCGGGCACCGCTGCGAGGCGCTGATCCTGCTCGGCCCGGACGCGGACGCCGGCTATCTCGACGAGCTCGGTCAGCGGGCCGTGACCGTGTCGGTCAGCCGTCGCGTCCCGCGGGCCCGCGTGGACTTCGTGCACAGCGCCGAGAGCAAGGGTGTCCGGCAGGCCATGGACCACCTGGTCGAACTCGGCCACCGCAGGATCGTGCACATCGACGGTGGCCGCGGTCCCGGGTCCGCCGAACGCCGGCGCTCCTACCGGGCCGCGATGCGCCGGCACGGCCTCGAGTCGGAGATCCGGGTCATCCCCGGTGAGCACACCGAGCAGTCCGGTATCGAGACCGGCAGGCTGCTCCTGGAGGAGCGGGACCGCGGACTGCCGCTGCCGACCGCGGTGCTCGCGGGCAACGACCGTTGCGCGATGGGCCTGCTGATGCCGTTGGCCCGGGCGGGTGTCGAGGTTCCGCGGGACATGTCCGTCGTCGGCTACGACGACAGCCACCTCTCCCATCTCATGCCGATCGGCCTCACCACCGTGCGCCAGGACGCGGTCCTGATGGCCGAGCACGCGGTGCGGTTCGCCGTGGAGCGGCTGGAGAATCCGCAACTGGAGCCGCGCGAGGCCGTGTTGGACCCCAAGCTCGTCGTGCGCGGCACCAGTGGCCCGCCGCGGGAAGCGCCCTGA
- the iolB gene encoding 5-deoxy-glucuronate isomerase, with the protein MTSSGKYHLPKGTSADGPYDLAITPESAGWAYSGLRILTLKPGAEHALSTGENEFLVLPLNGGCTVAVDGRSFELGGRTDVFSAVTDFAYLPRESQAVISSAGGGTYALPSARTERGGHSARYGRKEDVPVELRGAGACSRQVNNYCLPGTFDAEQLLVCEVLTPGGNWSSYPPHKHDEVRPGVESELEEIYHFQVAGENGFGYQRVYGTPERPIDVLAEVRSGDSVLIPHGWHGPSIAAPGYDLYYLNVMAGPGQDRAWLICDDPAHGWVRDTWASQDVDDRLPFGEHR; encoded by the coding sequence GTGACCTCCTCGGGCAAGTACCACCTGCCGAAGGGGACTTCGGCCGACGGCCCCTACGACCTGGCCATCACGCCGGAGTCGGCGGGCTGGGCATACTCCGGCCTCAGGATCCTGACCCTGAAGCCGGGCGCGGAACACGCCCTGTCCACCGGGGAGAACGAGTTCCTGGTCCTGCCCCTGAACGGCGGCTGCACCGTCGCCGTCGACGGGCGGAGCTTCGAACTCGGCGGCCGGACGGACGTGTTCTCGGCGGTCACCGACTTCGCGTATCTGCCCCGCGAGTCGCAGGCCGTGATCAGCAGTGCGGGCGGTGGAACGTACGCACTGCCCTCCGCCCGTACCGAGCGGGGAGGTCACTCGGCTCGGTACGGGCGCAAGGAGGACGTCCCCGTCGAACTGCGCGGCGCCGGCGCCTGCTCACGACAGGTCAACAACTACTGCCTGCCCGGCACCTTCGACGCCGAGCAGCTGCTGGTGTGCGAGGTCCTCACGCCCGGCGGGAACTGGTCCTCGTACCCGCCGCACAAGCACGACGAGGTCCGCCCGGGCGTCGAGTCGGAGCTGGAGGAGATCTACCACTTCCAGGTCGCGGGCGAGAACGGCTTCGGCTATCAGCGGGTCTACGGCACGCCCGAGCGGCCCATCGACGTGCTGGCCGAGGTCCGCTCGGGCGACTCGGTGCTGATCCCGCACGGCTGGCACGGCCCGTCCATCGCCGCGCCCGGCTACGACCTGTACTACCTCAACGTGATGGCCGGACCCGGCCAGGACCGCGCCTGGCTGATCTGCGACGACCCCGCCCACGGCTGGGTCCGTGACACCTGGGCGTCCCAGGACGTCGACGACCGGCTGCCCTTCGGAGAACACCGATGA
- the iolD gene encoding 3D-(3,5/4)-trihydroxycyclohexane-1,2-dione acylhydrolase (decyclizing) has product MNTIRLTTSQALVRFLAHQYSERDGQEQRLIPGVWGIFGHGNVAGIGQALLQAATTGEADLPYYLARNEQGMVHASVAFAKMRDRLATFACTASTGPGSTNMITGAALATTNRLPVLLLPSDMFATRAADPVLQQLEDTRGGDVTVNDTFRAVSKYFDRVSRPEQLIPAALAAMRVLTDPVETGAVTLALPQDVQAEAYDWPVAFFRRRVWHVGRPVPEPAAVERAALLLRNAKKPLIVAGGGAVYSGAETALRAFAEATGIPVADTHAGKGAVPWDHPRAVGGIGSTGSYAANELAREADVVLGVGTRYSDFTTASHTVFANPDVTFVNLNVARLDAVKHSAEPLVADARLGIEALAGALTDWEVPAEYRALTRRLIARTREIEEECFHVGHGPLPAQTEILGALNDVLDDRAVVINAAGSMPGDLQQLWRARDPKAYHVEYAYSCMGYEVAAGVGVKMADPTREVVVLVGDGSYLMMAQEIVTMISEGLKVIVVLVQNHGFASIGALSESLGSQRFGTKYRYRDGDSGLLDGEVLPVDLAANASSLGADVLHATSVDEFRSAMEKAKAATRTTVVHVETDLYGPNPPGHGWWDVPVSEVAALDTTRAARATYAARKQTQRPYL; this is encoded by the coding sequence ATGAACACCATCCGACTGACCACCTCGCAGGCCCTGGTGCGCTTCCTGGCCCACCAGTACAGCGAGCGCGACGGACAGGAGCAGCGGCTCATCCCCGGCGTGTGGGGCATCTTCGGCCACGGCAACGTCGCCGGCATCGGGCAGGCCCTGCTGCAGGCCGCCACCACCGGAGAGGCCGACCTCCCCTACTACCTCGCCCGCAACGAACAGGGCATGGTGCACGCCTCCGTCGCGTTCGCCAAGATGCGCGACCGCCTGGCCACCTTCGCGTGCACCGCCTCCACCGGGCCCGGCTCGACGAACATGATCACCGGTGCGGCGCTGGCCACCACCAACCGCCTGCCCGTACTGCTGCTGCCGTCCGACATGTTCGCCACCCGCGCCGCCGACCCGGTGCTGCAGCAGCTGGAGGACACCCGCGGCGGCGACGTCACCGTCAACGACACCTTCCGCGCCGTGTCGAAGTACTTCGACCGCGTCTCGCGCCCCGAACAGCTCATCCCCGCCGCGCTCGCGGCGATGCGGGTCCTTACCGACCCCGTGGAGACGGGGGCGGTCACCCTCGCGCTGCCGCAGGACGTGCAGGCCGAGGCGTACGACTGGCCGGTGGCCTTCTTCCGGCGCCGGGTGTGGCACGTGGGACGCCCGGTGCCGGAGCCGGCAGCCGTGGAACGGGCCGCGCTGCTGCTGCGGAATGCCAAGAAGCCGCTGATCGTGGCCGGCGGGGGTGCCGTGTACTCCGGTGCCGAGACCGCGCTGCGCGCCTTCGCCGAGGCCACCGGCATCCCGGTCGCCGACACCCACGCCGGCAAGGGCGCCGTGCCCTGGGATCACCCCCGCGCCGTCGGCGGTATCGGTTCGACGGGGTCGTACGCGGCGAACGAGCTGGCCCGGGAGGCGGACGTGGTGCTCGGTGTCGGCACCCGGTACTCGGACTTCACGACCGCGAGCCACACGGTCTTCGCCAACCCGGACGTCACCTTCGTCAACCTCAACGTGGCCCGCCTCGACGCCGTGAAGCACTCGGCGGAACCCCTGGTGGCCGACGCCCGGCTGGGCATCGAGGCACTCGCGGGCGCGCTGACGGACTGGGAGGTCCCGGCGGAGTACCGCGCGCTCACCCGTCGGCTCATCGCCCGGACGCGGGAGATCGAGGAGGAGTGCTTCCACGTCGGTCATGGCCCGCTGCCCGCCCAGACCGAGATCCTCGGCGCCCTCAACGACGTCCTCGACGACCGGGCCGTGGTCATCAACGCGGCCGGTTCCATGCCCGGCGATCTGCAGCAGCTGTGGCGGGCCAGGGATCCCAAGGCCTATCACGTCGAGTACGCCTACTCCTGCATGGGCTACGAGGTCGCCGCCGGCGTCGGCGTCAAGATGGCCGACCCCACCCGCGAGGTCGTGGTTCTGGTCGGCGACGGCTCTTACCTGATGATGGCCCAGGAGATCGTGACCATGATCTCCGAAGGCCTCAAGGTCATCGTCGTCCTGGTCCAGAACCACGGCTTCGCCTCCATCGGCGCCCTGTCGGAGTCGCTCGGATCGCAGCGCTTCGGCACCAAGTACCGCTACCGCGACGGCGATTCGGGCCTGCTCGACGGTGAGGTGCTCCCCGTCGACCTGGCCGCGAACGCCTCCTCCCTGGGCGCGGACGTCCTGCACGCCACCTCCGTCGACGAGTTCCGCTCGGCCATGGAGAAGGCGAAGGCGGCTACCCGCACCACGGTCGTGCACGTGGAGACCGACCTGTACGGGCCCAACCCGCCCGGCCACGGCTGGTGGGACGTCCCGGTCAGCGAGGTCGCCGCCCTCGACACCACCCGGGCCGCCCGCGCCACCTACGCCGCCCGCAAGCAGACCCAGCGCCCCTACCTGTAA
- a CDS encoding CoA-acylating methylmalonate-semialdehyde dehydrogenase, with translation MKTIPHWINGSPVPGTDTAPVFNPATGAEQARVALGGATDVDTAVQAAGRAFETWSESSLSQRTQVMFAFRQLLVEHEEELGRIISAEHGKTVDDARGEITRGREVVEFACGLGEVLKGSFSDQVSRGVDVHDFRQPLGVVAGITPFNFPAMVPLWMHPIAIATGNTFLLKPSERDPSAANFVAGLYQKAGLPDGVFNVVHGGKDAVDAILTHPGIEAVSFVGSTPIARYVHERATSAGKRVQALGGAKNHAVVLPDADLEFAANHITAGAYGSAGERCMAVSVAVAVGDAAEGLVEVLERKAREINVGPGDRPGTDMGPLVTKAAQERVENAVGTAQAQGATVVVDGRGLKVDGHEDGFFTGPSLLDHVTTAMDAYREELFGPVLAIVRVDTLDQAIDVINANPYGNGTALFTASGEAARRFQRRIKVGMIGINVPVPVPMSYYSFGGWKDSLIGDHPIHGPEGIRFYTRPKVVTTRWPQQSQQIAAGFDFPTSN, from the coding sequence GTGAAGACCATTCCCCACTGGATCAACGGCTCCCCGGTCCCCGGCACGGACACCGCCCCGGTTTTCAATCCCGCCACCGGCGCCGAGCAGGCCCGTGTCGCCCTCGGCGGCGCCACCGACGTGGACACCGCGGTCCAGGCCGCCGGCCGTGCCTTCGAGACCTGGTCGGAGTCCTCGCTCTCGCAGCGCACCCAGGTGATGTTCGCCTTCCGTCAGCTCCTCGTGGAGCACGAGGAGGAGCTGGGCCGGATCATCTCCGCCGAGCACGGCAAGACCGTCGACGACGCCCGCGGGGAGATCACCCGCGGGCGGGAGGTCGTGGAGTTCGCCTGCGGCCTGGGTGAGGTGCTCAAGGGCTCCTTCTCCGACCAGGTCTCGCGTGGCGTGGACGTGCACGACTTCCGCCAGCCGCTGGGCGTGGTCGCCGGCATCACGCCGTTCAACTTCCCCGCCATGGTGCCGCTGTGGATGCACCCGATCGCCATCGCGACCGGCAACACGTTCCTGTTGAAGCCGTCCGAGCGCGACCCCTCGGCTGCCAACTTCGTCGCCGGGCTCTACCAGAAGGCCGGTCTGCCGGACGGTGTGTTCAACGTCGTCCACGGCGGCAAGGACGCCGTGGACGCGATCCTGACCCACCCGGGCATCGAGGCCGTCTCCTTCGTCGGCTCTACGCCGATCGCCAGGTACGTGCACGAACGGGCCACCTCGGCGGGCAAGCGCGTCCAGGCCCTCGGTGGCGCCAAGAACCACGCCGTGGTCCTGCCGGACGCCGACCTGGAGTTCGCCGCCAACCACATCACCGCAGGCGCCTACGGCTCCGCGGGCGAGCGCTGCATGGCCGTGTCCGTGGCCGTCGCCGTCGGCGACGCGGCCGAGGGACTCGTCGAAGTCCTGGAACGCAAGGCCCGCGAGATCAACGTCGGCCCCGGCGACCGGCCCGGCACCGACATGGGCCCCCTGGTCACCAAGGCCGCCCAGGAGCGGGTGGAGAACGCGGTCGGCACCGCGCAGGCGCAGGGCGCCACCGTCGTGGTCGACGGCCGGGGTCTCAAGGTCGACGGACACGAGGACGGCTTCTTCACCGGCCCCTCCCTCCTCGACCACGTCACCACCGCCATGGACGCCTACCGGGAAGAACTCTTCGGCCCCGTCCTCGCGATCGTGCGCGTGGACACCCTCGACCAGGCCATCGACGTCATCAACGCCAACCCCTACGGCAACGGCACCGCCCTGTTCACCGCCTCTGGCGAGGCCGCACGGCGATTCCAGCGCCGTATCAAGGTCGGCATGATCGGCATCAACGTGCCGGTCCCGGTCCCGATGTCCTACTACTCCTTCGGCGGCTGGAAGGACTCCCTCATCGGCGACCACCCGATCCACGGCCCCGAGGGCATCCGCTTCTACACCCGCCCCAAGGTCGTCACCACCCGCTGGCCGCAGCAGTCCCAGCAGATCGCCGCCGGCTTCGACTTCCCCACCTCCAACTGA